The following proteins are encoded in a genomic region of Oncorhynchus kisutch isolate 150728-3 linkage group LG6, Okis_V2, whole genome shotgun sequence:
- the LOC109892791 gene encoding uncharacterized protein LOC109892791, whose protein sequence is MAEVRLKFSNGVYRILQNTYHQLPLRIEGNQAKGAIQARSLLTEYRSGEAQDDHDNTARVQLPFLGIPEETLRTENSRCLSRLTEGGFKIGFCHDLISKCGEGVLQLSYSSMQNLSDSENIIRLDSASRWFYLSSPHLADTQVHVIASRASSWIRNGLVTATITQTRREQRRSLCMVRFAIGQSSFSLRQSHEQLFVRAYGNGNMSEPLYKSRTAYYEILQVSPTATQAQIKTAYYKQSFVYHPDKNAGSEEATNRFSNISEAYNVLGNKGLRKKYDRGILSQGDVTGASKPSAKDTKSSSSQPTREARQTSALGIDSKNIFDFDNFIKSHYKSQLMREEELRVRKEEIMRKKEAIKDQEMGKMMEMAVGVLVIIAVSILVNLKRGGN, encoded by the coding sequence ATGGCGGAGGTCAGACTGAAATTTAGTAATGGAGTCTACAGAATTCTTCAAAATACATATCATCAGTTGCCTCTGAGGATTGAGGGCAACCAAGCTAAAGGCGCAATACAAGCCAGAAGCTTGCTGACAGAATATCGGTCTGGCGAAGCTCAAGATGACCATGATAATACAGCCCGGGTCCAGTTGCCGTTTCTCGGAATTCCTGAGGAGACTTTAAGAACTGAGAACTCAAGGTGCCTCAGCAGACTCACCGAAGGTGGATTTAAGATTGGATTTTGCCACGACCTTATATCAAAATGCGGTGAGGGGGTATTACAGTTAAGTTATTCCTCCATGCAGAACCTGTCGGACAGTGAGAATATAATAAGACTCGATAGTGCTTCAAGGTGGTTTTATCTCAGTTCACCTCACCTGGCCGACACACAAGTCCATGTTATTGCCTCTAGAGCTTCAAGCTGGATAAGAAACGGTCTCGTGACGGCCACCATAACTCAAACCAGGCGCGAGCAGAGAAGATCTCTATGTATGGTGCGATTTGCCATCGGACAGTCGAGCTTTAGTTTGCGACAGTCTCATGAGCAGTTATTTGTGAGAGCTTATGGCAACGGCAACATGTCTGAGCCCCTATATAAAAGCAGAACGGCATATTATGAAATCCTCCAGGTGTCTCCAACCGCCACGCAAGCTCAGATCAAGACGGCTTACTACAAGCAGTCTTTCGTCTACCACCCAGATAAGAATGCAGGCAGTGAGGAGGCTACGAACCGCTTCTCCAACATCAGCGAGGCTTACAACGTGTTGGGCAACAAGGGGCTGAGGAAGAAATACGACCGAGGCATTCTGAGTCAGGGAGACGTTACTGGAGCGAGCAAACCTTCCGCGAAGGACACCAAGAGCTCCTCATCTCAGCCAACGAGGGAGGCACGCCAGACTTCCGCCTTGGGGATAGACAGCAAGAACATTTTCGATTTTGACAACTTCATCAAATCCCACTATAAATCCCAGCTcatgagagaggaggagctgCGAGTTAGGAAGGAAGAGATTATGAGGAAGAAAGAGGCCATCAAAGATCAGGAGATGGGCAAGATGATGGAGATGGCTGTGGGAGTGTTGGTCATAATAGCAGTGTCTATTCTGGTCAACTTGAAACGGGGAGGAAATTGA